The DNA segment CATCCTCCTCAACTTCCACCTCATCCTCCTCACTGTTTACGTTGCCGGAACCAGAACCCCTCTGGAGCCCGAAGACCTTTTCACCAGTAATGTCTGGACCCGTCATTAACCCCTTGCCTTTTCCATATGAGTCTACGCGCCACCCATCAACCTCGCTCGTTGTAGCTACGAATATAATTACCAGTCAAACACATCATGTATCCGCTAACAACAATTATATCAGTTACCATTAAATTTACAACTAAACACTCTACATACCTAGCGCCAAGGTCAGGTTCGCTCCAGCTTGAGGTTCTGTCCCTATTTCCTCCAGCCGTATCATCCCTTCAGCATTGGGTGTGAACATATCCATTTCATCAAACGAATCGGTCTGAGATGAGTTCTCATCCATCACCATTAAGGGCTGAAATATCTCATCCCTTGTCACCCGCACGGCGTTCCTACGGATTTCCACCATCTGCTCACTGCTGCAGATGGTCATCATCTTTTCCTCGCTAACTTGCAGGTAACCACCAGTACGGAATCCTTTAACACGTTAAAGGTAATGTTAGCATATACATAAACATCTTATCAACAAAGTCTTTTCATATACAACAATGCTAACCTCTCCACGGTATTGGCTTCGGTGGAACAACATCTGTCCCGTCTTCTGTCACCCCGAACTCCTCCCTCCTCATGGTGTGGTAGCGGCCAACTTCCACGTTTCCATAGGCCACACACAAAGTCAAGTTAACGTAGTCCATCCTGACCGCCATGAAGAGCTCCACATCTTTGTCTTCTAGTATGTCAACAGGCGGTATGGTGTAGTCGCCAGGAACTTTCATCCACTCAGGGAAGTCATACGTCAATGAAACTGGTTCTGAAGGGAGCACTTGGTATTTACTCCTCAGCATAGCCACCAAATCGGCGTAAGTCTCATTCTCTCTCAACACAATATCGTACTTCACTTGTGTGTGATCCATGTCGAACCTCCAGGTCCCGTGGGAAAGTCTGTGCCATTCACCAACAACGACTCTCACCAGTTGCCCCATTGCTTgtttcctgaaaaaaaaaatagaacactTCATGTTATTCTATACTTTGTATCAGTGAACAGCACACATATTAATCATCAAAGATTTGTTTACTGAACACAAAGACACAAGACAAAGACAAAACTCTATATAGATGAACATATGACAATAATATACATACCTCTCTACTAAGAGATAACGAACACTGTCAAACGAGTTCCTAACCTCTAAACTCTCAATCACAGTTTTCGTTTTCACTTTGCCTCTCACACCAATCTCTCAACCCTCTgctaagtatatatattatattctatgAACCCTAGTACCCAACCCTCAACCCAATACGCAACCACCGTTCCACTTACCGAAGCAATTGTCATCATAACAATTAAGGAGCTCCTTATTACCCAGCAGATCCTCGCCTCCGGCGCCTCCTTGTGTCAGTCACGCTCTTCTGTACACGACTCAACCAAATCTCAGTTTCTCTGCTTTCTGACACAGATGCGCGCTTCTCGGCGTACCCACGAGGTAGAAAGGAAGGGCATTTTCGTCTCACCCTCGCCAAATTGTCATGGCTTTTGGGCTTATACAAACACAGGGGCAGACATCCAATTTGGGCCTCATATGGGTATATATCGCCCATTAAccctaaaaacatttatattttttcttatatgttatattttgaattttttaaaacgtctatatattattagaaatttgaatatttccactctgaaaattttgtgatcaatagatttttttttttgttataataagttacaaatgatcataaaatataatgcatatgaatttttatttaataaatattcaaactaaataatatatatatatatatatatataaatactaatgatttaaagcaacaagattggctgatcaatttagtcgtccagttgaaatctttcaaaagtatgtgaaagactaaagtcaaagtaaatatggatttagaatagtagttacattttactaaccgaaataccgaaaaaaatcgaaccaaaccgaaaccaacccgatatccggattgaacacccctaatccaaatgaagccaaactattgtttcattctccaaaatataataaaaataataacttaattccgcgcaaggcgcgaaTCTTATCCTAGTATCTCAATAAAAGTCCAACTGTTAATTACTTTTTTTACTTAGTGGCAATTTTATCTAGGTCAAATGATTTTACAAGAGTGTTTTTCATTGATTTTATATACCATTACgttatttttagtttcaaattaATACTTCAGTACAAAGTATTGCTAGAAGTGTTCTAGCGCAAGACGTTTTCAGTcttatttagaattttatttttgaaaaaataaaagaacactCTTATTTAGCATTAGAATGTTCGGTTATTCCAATGTTCTAAAATACATCCAACGCTGCTGTTCAAGCGCGCCATCTATACGTTGTGCGGAAGCATGCTATACTGAATTTCATAGTCCTGTTTATTTAGACGGCATAATctattttggaaattttgattTGTATTAAACATGAGTACGGTAGGAACCAAAATTCGATTTTAGTTAATGGAAAAAAGTATAGCTTTTATACTTTTTGTGATGATTCAGTTTTCTGCGAAACAAACGACAAATGATAAATTATGAATGAAAAACAAAGTACAACAATACAAAGGAAGGGGTGTGTAAGTATACATTTTATATCCAATATGGATCAAAATTGAAGATTcatttcataaataaatttaattgaaaaatacaaagaatcaacgtatatatatatatatattatataaggatttatattattatttttgtcaaatataaggatttatatagaaataccataaatcaaaataaggataatattttctagagaataatAAAGTGCACATGTTGTAGAAGTGACAAATGAGTATGGCAACCTCGTATGCACAAACGCGTGATTTGATCATAATAAAATAAGCAAATAATTCACATATGATATGATATGGTTAAGGTTGTTCAAAATGTCTTCACATCCTAACAGATTTTCATCATCACAACCTCATATCATCATTATCATTATTCATCTTCACAAGGGAAACGTTATTCTTCCAAGTTTTTTCCACGGAAATTCTAAttagatattaatattataatttattataacgGTAGACAAATTATAACGGTAGACACTGGAATAGGACAAAATAAACAGGTCctttactattaaaaatcaGCTTTCCAAGGTTCATGCATGCAGCATGCATACTATTTTCATGAGATGGATAGCATTtgttaaacaaataaaacaaattctATCTTTTTTTTGCCAACTGGAAATTTATTAAACAAGGATCCAAATTTACAAGAGGCCCAACAAACAGAGCAGACAGTCCAACTACAAACTAAATACATTAAGGTCCAAAGAAAGACCACAAGGTCAACACAAGGTCAGCCCACACCAGGGAGAGGAAACGAAGCAACCTGACCAGCAGCGACCACGTGTACACCAACTTTGTGGAAACAGACACGCGTCAAAGAAAAAAACCGTCGTTTCCAATCCACCGCCGACCAAAGATTCAAGCCGGAGCTCTGAGGAACCACCGGAGACAAACTCATCGGGGGTGAGAGCATCAAACGCAGCTAAAATCTGAGTCGGTTGAGCATACCGCCGAGACAACCACTTCTGATAATCAGAAAATCGCTTGATTCAATCGAAGCCACCACGATCTAAACGCATCTAGAGCTAACCAATCCAAACATGCATAACCATCCATCTTTATAGATCGATATAGGCACGAAGATGAAACGACCCTAGAGCAGGAGAGAGGTTGAAAGCGGAAGATTccggtgaaaaaaaaaaaaaaaaaaaaaaaaaaaaaaacaaattctatcTAACCATgggaatttttttcttatagttATCCTAAATACCAACACCAATAATAGTGACCCGTACCGTAAGCGTAAATGTCAAAGGTCATTCTTCAACCATTCAGACCAagtttttatatgtaaaatattgaTAAATGTATCATGTATGCTTAAGCTTGTATATTAATACCAAATTTATTATTCTAAACTCTATAATACGTCATGTTTCTAAACCAGTAATCATAGTAATACTGATATCTTTTCGAACAACTATAATAATTAGTTAAAGAATGGGGTTAAAGAATGGACAATTTACATCATGATTTAATGTGATAAGAATGTGAGAAGATTGTACTTATCACATGAACCAAAAAGGGACAGGGAGCCACAGGTGAAGTGTTCCTGGTCAAATTAAAACTTGGAAATATTAAAGTTCTTGAAATAGAAaggtttatttttaatgaaaagatTCTTGAAAATTACACATCTCAAGTTGCCTAACAATCTACGCATCTTCTTATTTTTCTATCCTACTAAGAACTAGTTATAGTATGTGTGGAGAGTCTGGAGACCCATGTTCTGATTTATAATATGATCTGATTGTTGTACGAGATTTAAATCTGAAACcccataaatatatatatacatacataacaAACCATTTAGATAGAATAtagtgtttttttctttatagtAGGTAAAAATCTTGAATTCgttttagccaaaaaaaaatcttgaattcgtatttttattttctttatcgtAGGTAGAATCTTGAATTTCAATACGACCAATTGTTTGAAAGAAGAACTTCATTTTTTTTGGGCAAAAAAGAAGAACTTGATAAACAAAAGAATTGACTAATTATTGGTCAATATTAccaataagaatattttttttcttcttatttctcTAATGGAAATTTAGTATATAGAGGGGAGCTTCGTTGCTCAAACCctttcctcttctttctttaaACCTCagctttcttctctttctttctcttcgaAAACCCTTTTCTTCAtatccaaaaagaaaaatctaacaaaagaGATAATAGCTTGGATTGTTTCTGAGAACAATTAAGATAAAATGGATTATGATGCATCAAGAATAGTTGAAATGGTAGAAGATGAAGAACACATTGATCTACCACCTGGATTCAGATTTCACCCTACTGATGAAGAACTCATATCTCACTACCTTAAACCAAAGGTCTTCAACACTTTATTCTCTGCCACTGCCATTGGTGAAGTTGATCTCAACAAGATTGAGCCTTGGGACTTACCAAGTAAGTTtctcaacctttccatattcttttttttttatttttacaattagagaaTTCTAAATATGAATATAACTTAGGACCTCATATCCTTCATAAAAATCTGCACAAACACAACAAATGGTTTAAGACCATTATTATTGTTCTGTAATTATAAGCTCCCAAATTTTATTGGTATGGCTTTTGGTGGAATAGGGAAGGCTAAGATGGGGGAGAAAGAATGGTATTTCTTTTGTGTACGAGACCGGAAATATCCAACCGGTTTAAGGACAAACCGGGCAACTGAAGCCGGTTATTGGAAAGCCACAGGCAAAGACAAAGAGATTTTCAAGGGAAACTCACTTGTGGGTATGAAGAAAACTCTGGTTTTCTACAAAGGAAGAGCTCCTAAAGGGATTAAAACCAATTGGGTAATGCATGAATATCGATTAGAAGGCATATCTTCATTCCAAAATCTTCCCCAAACAGCTAAGGTAATAGAGTTTatgttttgctttcttttttttttggtggacttgagtttgatcttttgtgtgtttgtttttttgtgtgtgaaTGTAGAACGAATGGGTTGTTTGTCGTGTTTTCCAGAAACGTGCTGATGGTACAAAGGTTGATATGTCCGATTTAATGTTTCTTGATTCAAATTTTAACCGAACTGAACCGACAAGATTaccttcattgattgattgttctcaAAGAGATTCCTTCCGTGGTTCGTCGACTCACGTGACCTGCTTCTCCGACCAAGAAACCGAAGACAAAAGACTCTTTTATCACGAGTCCAAAGACGGTTCTGGTACTCTGTTTTACTCCGATCCTTTGTTTCTTCAACACAATTATTCGCTAATGAAGACGTTTCTTAACGATCAAGAAACCTTATTTCCCGGTCCTGACTCCACCGGTTTAGGCGCCGGTACGGGAGAATTGGATTGCTTTTGGAATCCTTGAGGTTTAATTTCTGCTGTAGACTAGAAAGTCAATTTCTTTTGCAATGtgcaattaatattttaatatacttGATAGACTTGATAATATACTTGATAGACTTGTTAATTGGATTGCTTTTGGAAGCCATGTACAATACTAGACCTAACTCAAtgcacataaaaaaaattattaatgatttttaacATTATTATCTTGAAACTAGAGTAGTTAGCAACAAAATTGTTTACTGTTTtgtacccaaaaaaaaattgtttactgTTCTTCGCAATGACGAAAGACATGTGTTAGGCCACCAACCAAAGAGTTAATACTACGACTTATgagtattaaataaaatttgaactTAACATGTTTAGGTGAACATCTTGTTTTCATACTAcctaaattttatgttttcccAATTTCTAAGTTGGATATTTTTCGTTTAGCGAAACCATAACCggcattttcaaaaaataaaaaaaatataaaaccataacCGGCTGCCCCAAAACAATCCTGAGATCGGTAACCTGTTTCTGAAATAAAATGCTTATGTCAACGGAAATAAATAGAATGGACCTCTATCTTTCGTGGCCGTATTGTCTTTTTATTTGGGCCATCGTGTTATTGGTACGGGTTTGGAGTTGGGTTCAATATATTTAAACGTGTATTGTATAGTAGTTTGATCATTCATCGGAAGGTTTAGATCTGTAGTTTCTGATCTTAATTTAAACGACAGCTTGGGAATAATGGCTCTCAAAAGCGCTCTATCATCGGAGACACGATGCTGCGATGACCTCCTACTCAACCGACCAAATACCCTTGTAGACGTTCTTCATCGAGCTTCTAGATATATAGAGATGTAGGAGTAAAATAAGGCTTTCACCGGAAAATATTTCTCAACATTAGACTTGCCGGACAGAGGTCAATGTAACAAACACAAACCAAGGAGGCACATCAATCCATGGGAACCAACAAGTCATGCAACCGTGACATATATTCCAATATAAATCAGGATTGGAATTTCTATAAAATGTTGGACATTCAATTGTAAGGTGTCGTAGTTTTCATATTCACATCCTAACCAAGTATAAAGAAGAGAACCTATTCCATAGCAATAATATGCCCACAAAGAATCTCAGTATCTATAAACCAACGAAATGAGATCGGAAAGCAACAAGTTCAGAAGTATCTCATGTAACCCAAACAAGAATCAAGATGAGATTTGTTTCATGCAATTTAACTAACTTTCTCAACCTTTAATCAACCTAAGATCAATGAACTCAGTGACTGATGAAGTTCATGCATAAAGAACAATTCAGGTAAAGAACTCTACTATAAATTCTCTTATATATCAATCCTAAACatttaatctctttaattcCATTGAAAACCTTCAACCTAACAGTGGATCTACTCAGACGtagaaacaaaaacacaaatcaTCATGGAAAACATAATCGGATTAAAAAGAATCTTATGGGGTTCAAAGAATAATCACTCGTCTCCCCTCACTCAAAAACTTAATAATCTGCTGCAAAAATAAagcttttttttctaattttcttccTAATATGTATTTATAGACCAGAGACAATTTTGGTAAAAAAAGCCaaaccaaaacaagaaaaaatgtaATTTCAAGTCAGCATGCGCGGGTCCCATCAATCGATCCGAGTTTTGGATCGATCAATCCATTTTCGTCCTTATGATTCTTTGGTCGTCAGCTCGACCTATCAATTGATGCATAAGTCCAATTGATCGACCACATTGTTTGGAGTGGTCCAATCGATCGATTCCAAGTTACCATGCACTCTAATCGATCAACCAGTTGTGTGCCGATTCCAATCGATTGATGCAAGCTTGTTGGTCGATGGCTTTGCTTCTTCATGGGATCAggggatcggtcgatccgtcGATCCGTCTTTGCCAtggaatgtgatcgatcgatccccgGCTACCATGCACTCCTACTGCTTCAAATCATCACGGAAATCCCTTAAAATCCCTGCAAAATATCAACAAAGTCTCCCAAAGCATTCAAGGACCTATAATACATGAAAACATAGATAGAAAACTCCAAAAGCCTAGAAAACTactaaaaatcatttaataagtattaaaaaCTAGGATATATCACATCTCAATAGAACGGTATTGTAGAGAAAAAGAACCACACAATGATGAATATGGTGAGGTCTATGCTTTCAACAAGAAAGGTATCCAAGAGTTTTTGGCCAGAGGCAGTGATCTAGACATTCTATTTCCTCAATAGATGTCTGGTGAATGATGTGTAGAATGTTACAAAACAAAAGGCATGGAACAAGGTTAAGCCAAATGTAGAGGATTTTTTTGTATGGGAAGATGTCCATATTCTAGATGTAAACTATAGTAAgcttaattacaaaattatattgtgtttcttattttctttctcAGAAAAACCAAGGGGTTACCGACGAATGTACAACCCAATCCCTAAGAAGCTTATTACAAGCATAGATGTGTCGATGTGGTGTTTGAGGAAACAAAAGGCTGGAACTGTGAAGGAGAACAAAATCACCATTCTGATGTTGAGTTGACATGTAATGATGAAGACAAGACTTGGGAAGAAAGAGATGATGAGGACAATGATGTGGGAGATTCAGGTGATGAATTTAACATTGAAACTCAAGCTGAATAGCAAGTATACATTGTAGAAAGAACTCAGAACGAGCTACACCTCAAAATCAAGGAGGGAAGAAGAACAATCGGACCTCCATGCTATTTGAATGACTATGCCACAAGAAGTGAAATCACAAGAGAAGAGGATGAAGTCAGCATGGTGGATTTTAACTCTTGTGATTCTGCAACATGTGAAGAAGCATAAAGAAGTTCAAAATGGAGGGAAGCTATGAATGAACAAATAAATTCCATTGTCAAGAATCAATCATTGGAACGTTAAACCTTATCAAGTGAAGAGAAATACATAGGAATAAAGTGAATTTACAAAACTAATCTCAATGAGCTTGGATAAGTAACCAAACACGGAGCTCGATTGGTAGCTAAAGGCTACACTCAGGATCATCGCATTGATTATGCAAGGATATATGCACTGGTTGCTCGGATGGATACAATCAGATTGATTCTAGCTactatataacaaaattaatgcTTGCAACATCTACCAGATACATGTAAAGTCAGCCTTTCTTCTTGGAGTTCTCTTGGAAGATGTATACATACAATAACCAAAGGGATTCATGATTAGAGGGAGTGAAGACAAAATCTTTCAACTTCACAAGGCTTTATATGGGTTAAAGCGGACTTAAAGCAAACTTCATGTTGTATAGCTTAGATAATTTTGTTGGATTTTGAATAAGTAACCTGAATCTTGTGGTGAAACTAGTTACTAGCTACATATCTTTTAGGAGTCTTTGTAGGAAGTTTCAGTTATTGTAATGGTTATATAAGCCGTCATTCTATGATGAACAAAGATGTACATTAATAGTCACTAACAACAGAGATCCTTTCAGTTACCACTATCGATATAATAAATACAAGGTATTTCTTGTAagaaaataacaacaaaaacattAGTTCAGTTGCAAATTTACTTAAACATTACATGTTCTTACTGAAAGGAACATGGTATATTTGTAAGTAAACTTATCTCACTCCGTAGATATCTGTGAACTTTTCTTGAACTTTATGCTACATTGGTATCATAAAAAAATGCTACATTGGTATCATAAATATAATAGACTATCGGATAATATACCTTTTATTCTATCAACCAATCCAAAGACGGTgcattttaaaatgaaaatcatcctgaagtaaaaaaaaatcattctcaAGGGTACGCCAGTTTTCATGATTAAAATTTAACTTCTACAAGAGGAATATTCTATGATCAAATTCAATGTAAATGATTAACATAATCAATTtacagaaacaaacaaaagaaacaaacaaacccaACATGTTCTGCAGTCGTCAACGCGCGGAGCCAGCTTAGAAACGCGCTTTTCAGTTTTGAATTGTTAAAACGTCAACATTTATACAAACAGTGTAGCCGATTACATTGACTTCCACGTTATTCTTCGACTTCTCTTAATATCTTTATAAGTTGCTCACGTTCTGGTATCACTTCACATGCATCTAAGCAAACTCAAACACACACTTGAGAACTTTTCTAAACATGTCAAATAGTATGTTTAGAATAAAACTCTTGAATTGTATTGATGATCTAGGTGAGTTTATATACTCACCAAAGAGGGAAAAAGTCTAAAGCTAAACATGAATAGGAGAATCTAACATAATCTTTATCTAAACGTAAAATAGAAACCTTATCCTAAGATATAGAGGAGTTATCTCCAATACCCTCCCTCAAGTTGGAGCATGAATGTTGTTAATGCCTAACTTGAGAAGAAATGAATCAAATTCTTTGCGCCCGAGAGCTTTGGTTAGGATATCTGCAAGCTGATCAAGTGTTGAAACATGAGTTGTTCTGATCACTCCTTTAGTAATCTCATCACGGACGAATTGACAGATGATCCCCATGTGCTTCGTTCGTTCATGTAGAACAGGATTGGCGCTGATATGTAGCGCTGATTTGTTGTCACAGCAGATAAGCATCGGTTCCTTGTGTTCAATGCCCAATTCAGCAAGGAGCTCTTTGATCCAGATCAGTTCCTGAGTCATTGCTTTTAGTGCTCGAAACTCAGCTTCAGTGGAAGATAAAGAAACACAATCTTGTTTACTTGTCTTCCAAGCCACAGGAGACGACCCAAACTGTACTATCAGGCCAGTGAGAGAACGACTGGTTACGGGACATCCACCCCAATCTGAGTCACACCAACCAGTTAGAGAGAAAATAGCCGTCACACGAAATAAAACCCCCTGTCCGATAGTTCCTTTTAGGTACCGAACAACCTTCAAAGCTGCAAGCCAATGTTCCTCTCTAGGCTTTTGCATGAACTGAGTAAGAATATGTATTGAATAGGCAAGGTCCGGTCGAGTAGCCAAGAGATAAATGAGTCTTCCTGTCAGACGACGGAATCTTTCTGGATCATCAAGAAGAGGACTTTCAGATCGAGCTAGTTTGTGATTTTGATCCATTGGTGATCCAGCCGGTTTGCTACCGAGAAGACCACACTCCGTAATGATGTCAATCGTGTATTTTCTTT comes from the Brassica napus cultivar Da-Ae chromosome A7, Da-Ae, whole genome shotgun sequence genome and includes:
- the LOC106352671 gene encoding NAC domain-containing protein 92 → MDYDASRIVEMVEDEEHIDLPPGFRFHPTDEELISHYLKPKVFNTLFSATAIGEVDLNKIEPWDLPRKAKMGEKEWYFFCVRDRKYPTGLRTNRATEAGYWKATGKDKEIFKGNSLVGMKKTLVFYKGRAPKGIKTNWVMHEYRLEGISSFQNLPQTAKNEWVVCRVFQKRADGTKVDMSDLMFLDSNFNRTEPTRLPSLIDCSQRDSFRGSSTHVTCFSDQETEDKRLFYHESKDGSGTLFYSDPLFLQHNYSLMKTFLNDQETLFPGPDSTGLGAGTGELDCFWNP